One Gordonia mangrovi genomic region harbors:
- the nirD gene encoding nitrite reductase small subunit NirD, with protein MTVAARSTANEPADATTHPEAVPGQWVRACALADLAVGRGAGVLGPDFEQAALFRIPAVETDREAVVGRTRIYAIGNIDPFARAAVLSRGVTGDRAGEPTVASPLGKQVFSLRSGICLDDESMSVPSYAVRVVDDIVEVYFQRR; from the coding sequence ATGACAGTCGCTGCGCGATCGACGGCGAACGAACCCGCCGACGCGACCACGCATCCCGAGGCCGTACCCGGGCAGTGGGTCCGTGCCTGCGCCCTGGCCGATCTCGCCGTCGGACGCGGTGCCGGGGTATTGGGGCCGGACTTCGAACAGGCGGCGCTGTTCCGCATCCCGGCGGTGGAAACCGATCGGGAGGCGGTGGTGGGCCGAACCCGGATCTATGCCATCGGCAACATCGATCCGTTCGCCCGTGCTGCGGTGTTGTCGCGCGGTGTCACCGGCGACCGGGCCGGTGAACCGACGGTTGCCAGCCCGCTGGGCAAGCAGGTGTTCTCGCTGCGGTCCGGCATCTGCCTCGACGACGAGTCGATGTCGGTGCCCAGCTACGCGGTACGGGTCGTCGACGACATCGTCGAGGTGTACTTCCAGCGCCGATGA